From one Nycticebus coucang isolate mNycCou1 chromosome 14, mNycCou1.pri, whole genome shotgun sequence genomic stretch:
- the LOC128566074 gene encoding olfactory receptor 1038-like, which translates to MSESNSTRVTEFILLGFAVQREIEITLFLLISGVYTLTLVGNVGMISLIRLDSRLHTPMYFFLGNLAFVDLCYSSSIAPKFLQTLLTGDRSISFYACAAQLGFFLNFLVSEMFLLAVMAYDRYVAICNPLLYMIVMSQKLCMRLVSGPYLYSFSVALLHTVVTFQLIYCGPNIINHFYCDDVPLMALACSDTSLKEILIFICAGFNMISSLTTVLISYIYIVAAILRIRSAEGRCKAFSTCASHLTAVTIFYGTLIFMYLQPQSNHSLDTDKMASVFYTIIIPMLNPMIYSLRNQEVKNALRKAIERWYILPLTKFKKRIS; encoded by the coding sequence ATGTCTGAAAGCAACAGCACCAGAGTAACAGAATTCATCCTTCTGGGCTTTGCAGTCCAAAGAGAGATTGAAATCACCCTCTTTCTGCTCATTTCGGGTGTGTATACTCTAACTTTGGTAGGAAACGTTGGGATGATTTCATTAATACGGCTGGATTCTCGACTTCACACACCCATGTACTTTTTTCTCGGTAATCTGGCCTTTGTAGACCTTTGCTACTCCTCATCCATAGCCCCCAAGTTCCTGCAGACGCTGCTGACTGGGGACAGGTCTATATCTTTCTACGCCTGTGCAGCACAGTTGGGCTTTTTCCTGAACTTCCTGGTTTCCGAGATGTTCCTCCTTGCGGTAATGGCTtatgaccgctatgtggccattTGCAATCCTCTTCTCTACATGATAGTCATGTCCCAAAAGCTGTGTATGCGACTGGTATCCGGCCCCTACTTATACAGCTTTTCTGTTGCTTTGCTCCACACGGTAGTGACTTTCCAATTGATCTATTGTGGCCCCAACATCATCAATCATTTCTATTGTGATGATGTCCCCTTGATGGCCCTTGCCTGCTCAGACACCAGCCTCAAAGAGATCCTGATTTTCATCTGTGCTGGATTCAACATGATCAGCTCTTTGACCACCGTCCTCATTTCTTACATATACATTGTGGCTGCCATCCTGAGAATCCGATCTGCAGAAGGGAGGTGCAAGGCTTTCTCCACCTGTGCCTCTCATCTGACTGCCGTGACTATATTCTACGGGACTCTGATCTTCATGTATCTGCAGCCCCAATCCAACCATTCCCTGGACACAGACAAAATGGCCTCTGTGTTCTACACAATCATCATCCCCATGTTGAACCCCATGATCTACAGCTTGAGGAATCAAGAGGTAAAGAATGCCCTGAGAAAAGCTATTGAAAGATGGTATATCCTGCCTctaacaaagtttaaaaaaaggattTCCTGA